In Amycolatopsis methanolica 239, a single genomic region encodes these proteins:
- a CDS encoding FAD-dependent oxidoreductase — translation MGAGPAGIYAADILDKSDADVSIDIFERMPAPFGLIRYGVAPDHPRIKGIVTALHKVLDRPGIRLLGNVDYGTDIKLDDLREFYDAVIFATGAMSDRALNIPGVDLPGSYGAADFVSWYDGHPDVPRTWPLEATSVAVLGVGNVALDVARVLAKTADELLTTDIPPNVYEGLKSSKVTDVHVFGRRGPAQAKFTPLELRELDHSPNVEVIVYPEDIEFDDGSIAAIRASKQVDMVVKTLQEWAIRDQGDRPKRLHLHFFHSPTEILGDDRVTGLRTERTELTGDGNVRGTGEFHDWDVQAVYRAVGYLSSELPEIPFDHDSGTVPNEGGRVLDIDGDQVPGVYVTGWIKRGPVGLIGHTKGDAAETIRNLLADADQLTAPKQADPDAITSFLADRGVPFTTWEGWGKLDAHERALGEPQGRERVKVVERDEMVRVSRG, via the coding sequence GTGGGCGCCGGCCCCGCCGGCATCTACGCCGCCGACATCCTCGACAAGTCCGACGCCGACGTCAGCATCGACATCTTCGAACGCATGCCGGCGCCGTTCGGGCTGATCCGGTACGGCGTCGCGCCCGACCACCCACGCATCAAGGGCATCGTCACCGCCCTCCACAAGGTGCTCGACCGGCCCGGCATCCGCCTGCTCGGCAACGTCGATTACGGCACCGACATCAAGCTGGACGACCTGCGCGAGTTCTACGACGCGGTCATCTTCGCCACCGGCGCGATGAGCGACCGCGCGCTGAACATCCCTGGCGTGGACCTGCCCGGCAGCTATGGCGCCGCGGACTTCGTGTCCTGGTACGACGGCCACCCGGACGTCCCGCGCACCTGGCCACTGGAGGCGACCAGCGTCGCCGTCCTCGGTGTCGGCAACGTCGCGCTGGACGTCGCCCGGGTGCTCGCGAAGACCGCGGACGAGCTGCTGACCACCGACATCCCGCCGAACGTGTACGAGGGCCTGAAGTCGAGCAAGGTCACCGACGTGCACGTGTTCGGCCGCCGCGGGCCCGCCCAGGCCAAGTTCACCCCGCTCGAGCTGCGCGAGCTGGACCACTCGCCGAACGTCGAGGTCATCGTCTACCCCGAGGACATCGAGTTCGACGACGGCTCGATCGCCGCGATCCGCGCCTCCAAGCAGGTCGACATGGTGGTCAAGACGCTGCAGGAGTGGGCGATCCGCGACCAGGGCGACCGGCCGAAGCGGCTGCACCTGCACTTCTTCCACTCGCCGACGGAGATCCTCGGCGACGACCGGGTCACCGGCCTGCGCACCGAGCGCACCGAGCTGACCGGCGACGGCAACGTCCGCGGCACCGGCGAGTTCCACGACTGGGACGTCCAGGCCGTGTACCGCGCGGTCGGCTACTTGTCGTCCGAGCTGCCGGAGATCCCGTTCGACCACGACAGCGGCACGGTCCCGAACGAGGGCGGCCGGGTGCTGGACATCGACGGCGACCAGGTGCCCGGCGTGTACGTGACCGGCTGGATCAAGCGCGGCCCGGTCGGCCTGATCGGCCACACCAAGGGCGACGCGGCCGAGACGATCCGCAACCTGCTGGCCGACGCGGACCAGCTGACCGCGCCGAAGCAGGCCGACCCGGACGCGATCACGTCGTTCCTCGCCGACCGCGGTGTCCCGTTCACCACCTGGGAGGGCTGGGGCAAGCTCGACGCGCACGAACGCGCCCTCGGCGAGCCGCAGGGCCGCGAGCGCGTGAAGGTCGTCGAGCGCGACGAGATGGTCCGCGTCTCGCGCGGCTAG
- a CDS encoding aminodeoxychorismate/anthranilate synthase component II produces MRVLVVDNYDSFVYNLVQYLAQLGNECTVWRNDVVDLDRVPEFDGVLVSPGPGTPERAGQSIDVVRKCADTHTPMLGVCLGHQAIGVAWGATVDRAPELLHGKTSQVHHQGNGVLAGLPDPFTATRYHSLTVLPETIPDSFDVTARTESGVVMGMRHRELPVEGVQFHPESVLTQGGHRMLANWMATAGHPVQAPVVDALEREVAALQKAAAA; encoded by the coding sequence ATGCGCGTTCTGGTCGTCGACAACTACGACAGCTTCGTCTACAACCTGGTCCAGTACCTGGCCCAGCTCGGCAACGAATGCACTGTCTGGCGCAACGACGTCGTCGACCTCGACCGCGTGCCGGAGTTCGACGGCGTGCTCGTGTCGCCCGGCCCCGGCACGCCGGAGCGCGCCGGCCAGAGCATCGACGTCGTGCGCAAGTGTGCTGACACTCACACCCCGATGCTCGGCGTCTGCCTCGGCCACCAGGCGATCGGCGTGGCGTGGGGCGCGACCGTGGACCGCGCGCCGGAGCTGTTGCACGGCAAGACCAGCCAGGTGCACCACCAGGGCAACGGCGTGCTGGCCGGCCTGCCCGACCCGTTCACCGCGACCCGCTACCACTCGCTGACCGTGCTGCCGGAGACGATCCCGGACTCCTTCGACGTCACGGCGCGCACCGAGTCCGGTGTGGTCATGGGCATGCGGCACCGCGAGCTGCCGGTCGAGGGCGTGCAGTTCCACCCCGAGTCGGTGCTGACGCAGGGCGGCCACCGGATGCTGGCGAACTGGATGGCGACCGCCGGTCACCCGGTCCAGGCGCCGGTGGTCGATGCGCTGGAGCGTGAGGTCGCGGCGTTGCAGAAGGCCGCCGCTGCGTGA